One region of Triticum aestivum cultivar Chinese Spring chromosome 6B, IWGSC CS RefSeq v2.1, whole genome shotgun sequence genomic DNA includes:
- the LOC123139019 gene encoding CASP-like protein 5A3, producing MLVSRQTTVHPVAAPPLQVELADAPPPGVWMNSPQGSAGTIGGVGLRLLQALSAAASIAVMASTGVFPSFSAFSYLIAAASLQCLWSLAPAFVYIYALLVKRSLLNLRAMFIFSVGDWITGTLTLSAACASAGVTIVIDNDRKICAGNLCARFMTAIGMAFISWFALAPSFLFNFVLVVTTFASLLAP from the exons ATGCTGGTCAGCCGACAGACGACGGTGCATCCCGTGGCGGCGCCGCCGCTGCAGGTAGAGCTAGCGGATGCTCCCCCGCCCGGAGTGTGGATGAATAGCCCGCAGGGGTCGGCGGGGACGATTGGCGGGGTCGGCCTCCGCCTCCTGCAGGCCTTGTCCGCGGCCGCCTCGATCGCCGTCATGGCGTCCACCGGGGTCTTCCCCTCCTTCTCCGCCTTCAG CTACCTCATAGCAGCTGCCAGTCTGCAATGTTTGTGGAGCCTCGCCCCAGCCTTTGTGTATATCTATGCACTTCTCGTCAAACGTTCCTTGCTAAATCTCCGAGCTATGTTCATATTTTCCGTTGGAGACTGG ATCACAGGGACGCTAACCTTGAGTGCAGCATGTGCATCAGCTGGTGTCACCATTGTTATTGATAATGATAGGAAGATATGTGCGGGCAATCTTTGTGCAAGGTTTATGACTGCTATTGGAATGGCTTTCATCAGCTGGTTTGCACTTGCACCATCCTTTCTCTTTAACTTCGTGCTCGTGGTTACCACATTTGCAAGTTTGTTGGCACCTTGA
- the LOC123133835 gene encoding CASP-like protein 16, which produces MLPACRPSAVYPVAVVAPPPQVGLADAPPPEVWTRIPQGTPGTLGGIGLRLLQALFAAASIAVMVSTDIFSFCSAFSYLIAATSLQCLWSITLAFVYIYALLVKRSLINLRAVRIFFIGDWITGTVTLSAACASAGITILIDNDVKYCEALPCLRLRTAVTMAFISWCALVPSFLFNFSYTTTALARMGMWG; this is translated from the exons ATGCTGCCTGCTTGCCGGCCGTCGGCGGTGTACCCCGTGGCCGtggtcgcgccgccgccgcaggtAGGGCTAGCGGATGCTCCCCCGCCCGAAGTGTGGACGAGGATCCCGCAGGGGACGCCGGGGACGCTTGGCGGGATCGGCCTCCGCCTCCTGCAGGCCTTGTTCGCGGCCGCCTCGATCGCCGTCATGGTGTCCACCGACATCTTCTCCTTCTGCTCCGCCTTCAG CTACCTCATAGCAGCTACCAGTCTGCAATGTTTGTGGAGCATCACCCTAGCCTTTGTGTATATCTATGCACTTCTCGTCAAACGTTCCTTGATAAATCTCCGAGCTGTACGCATATTTTTCATTGGAGATTGG ATCACAGGGACCGTAACCTTGAGTGCAGCATGTGCATCGGCAGGCATCACTATTCTCATTGATAATGATGTGAAGTACTGCGAAGCCCTTCCTTGTTTAAGGTTGAGGACTGCTGTTACAATGGCTTTCATCAGCTGGTGTGCACTTGTGCCGTCCTTTCTCTTTAACTTCTCGTACACCACCACCGCGTTGGCAAGAATGGGAATGTGGGGATAA